The genomic interval GCAACAGCGATGATATCTCGTTGAGGGCGCCCTCGGCGGTTGAGATGACGTTCAGAGCCCGCTGAGAGTTGTCCACCGCCTGGGTGATTCCGCGGATTTCGTTCCGCAGGGTCTCCGAGGCAATGAGACCGGCGGGGTCGTCGCGACCGCGATTGATCCTCAAGCCCGTACTCAACCGTTCGAGGCGGGTGGTGAGGTCGTTCTGGTTCGCGGCCAGTTTGTGAACCGCCTGGATCGAGGGGATGTTCGTGTTGATACGACTCATGGTATCCTCCCTGACAGTCGGGCAAGTATCCGTTCTTGCACCGGAGGGAACACAGCCGTGTGTCCCATTGATCGGATTCAGGACCCGATCCACACCCGACCCGCCAGCAGCGGATTCCACCGCACTTCTTGCGGGATGCCCCGGCGGTCATGACCCTTCGGTCCACACCACCCGGGCCAAGGCACTCAGGCTGATGCTCCCAATCAGCCCCCGCCACTCCCTGGCGGGCTGCGGCCGGCAACGCCCACGAACGCCGCCGACGGCCTTGACTCGTCCTTGCCCCCCCTACCCCGTCCCTTCCACCGTTCCCGTCGCGGGTTTGGCGGCGGGTCCGATTATGCCATTCGGGATGTCGACTACTTGCCCGGATGGCCTTTAGTTATTAATTCCTGCTCCCAACGACCCACCTTCCCGAACCCTGCTGACAGGCCGCCGGTTATCCGTTTCTTCGGCAGCCAACCCGCGTGACTCCACCTAAATTCTTACTGAAGCAGCGTCAAAACGTTCTGCGGAGCCTGGTTAGCCATCTGCAAAACCGAGGTGGACGACTGGACCAGGATCTGGGCCCGGGTCAGCCGGCTCGTCTCGGTGGCGAAATCGGCATCGCGAATCGCGCTTTCGGCAGAGGTCGTGTTCTCGAGAGCGATCGCCAAGGCATTGAGCGTCGACCCGAGCGTGTTCTTCTGGAACGCCCCGAGCCGTCCGCGGAGGGCCGAAATCTGCTGGTTGGCCGCACGAATCACACGCTGAGCGGTCTCGAAATTGCCGGAGGTCAACTGGTTGGTCTGGCCGCTGCCCAGCGACGAGAGATAGCCGATGTCGCCGCGTCCAAGACCACCGGAGTAGACGCTCTGGATGCCCAGACTGGCCATCGAATTGATACCCAGCCGCGGGGAGATGCTGAAGTCCGCGCCGCCGCCCGTAATATAGAAGGTCTTGGTCGCCGCGGTCTGCGTGGCGAAACCCCCGGCCAGGACCATGTCCATACTCAGGGCCGTGGTGCGGAGCGACGCATCCAGCCCCTGGGTAATCGCATCCACGCCATTCACGCGCACCCCAACATCCACGCCGTGGTCCATGTTGCCGCTGTCGCCACCGGTCACCGTGTAGGTCCCGTAGACAGCTTCCACCGAAATGAAGATGTCAGAGCCGTACCCCGTGCTGCTGAACACCACGTTGGAGCCGCTCAGAATGGCCGAAAGGCCGGTCAGGGACGTGGACTGATTGATCGCAGCGATCACCGCGGACCCCGCGGTCCCGCTCGCCAGACTGATCTGCTCCGAACCCAGCGTACCGGTGATCTGAAGCGTGACCCCGCCGGCGCCAATCGCCGAACCGGCATGCACCAGTCGCGCCGTCTGAGCCGACTGGGTGACTTCCAGAACGACGTTGCGATAACCGCCGTTGGGCAG from Phycisphaerae bacterium carries:
- a CDS encoding flagellin, encoding MSRINTNVPSIVSARILGRNNQAMNQALERLSTGLRINSGKDDPAGLIASETLRSEMTAISAAMDNARRADNIISVGEGALQEVSSLLIELESLVDHSANEAGLSTQEIAANQLQIDSILDTINRIAGSTEFQGKKLLDGSLDYTTSGISTGATASAITSLQINSARLPNGGYRNVVLEVTQSAQTARLVHAGSAIGAGGVTLQITGTLGSEQISLASGTAGSAVIAAINQSTSLTGLSAILSGSNVVFSSTGYGSDIFISVEAVYGTYTVTGGDSGNMDHGVDVGVRVNGVDAITQGLDASLRTTALSMDMVLAGGFATQTAATKTFYITGGGADFSISPRLGINSMASLGIQSVYSGGLGRGDIGYLSSLGSGQTNQLTSGNFETAQRVIRAANQQISALRGRLGAFQKNTLGSTLNALAIALENTTSAESAIRDADFATETSRLTRAQILVQSSTSVLQMANQAPQNVLTLLQ